The DNA region AGTACGCCAGGCGTCTTCCAGGGTGTCGGCCGGATGAAAACGCTGATACTCGACGGCGACCATGTGCCGGCGCTCATAGCGCAACAGAAGGGAGCGCCCTGCGCCGTTATCGAGGCGCTTGATCCTGTCAGAAAAGTCCCGCTGCACCATCAGCCGATTGCCGTAGGCATCGCTAATGGCCGTCAGACGTCCAGCACAAAAGTGAAAAAAACGCGCTTTTTCGCCAGCCAGGGCGAGGATCAATTCTTCGGGTTCATCGCCGAGATAAATCGCCGCCCGCGATAGGCTGTTGTGAATCGTCGGGCGCTCGCTACTCGGTAGCGGAAAGGTCGTACGACGGTTTTCGTGGTCGATCCAGATGACGGTGTCGCCATCGATTTCCAGGTGATGCGCGAGGGAGTGACTCCAGCCGAATCCGAGCCCGCAATCGATCTCCACCGCACTGGTGCGATAGAGTCGGGTGAAGTCGAACGGCAAAATCCCGTCCAGCGCACCGTCGGTCAGCGTGAGCAGTTCCTCGCCCGTGACCATCGATACCGGACAGCCATTGGTACAGGTCAACGGTCCGCAATCGGCGCTGTCGCCGTTGGGGTTTTTCGCCTGATCCGGGGCATCGTCGCGATGTTCCTGCCTGCCAATCCTGGTCATGGCTTCAGACTTGTCGCGAGCAATGGCCACCGGATTTTTCACCAACAGAAGCGGCGCAACCCCAGCGGTGATTTGCAACGACACGGCGGGCGCAGGTTTGATCGGTGCATTCCGGGCATTGACCATCAGCGGTTTGAGCGCGCCAGCGTGGGCTGTCAGGTCGGACCTGGCGGTGAGCTTAGCCAATCGCAAACTGGCGGCCGCCAGCCATTGCCGGGACTGCGGGGACTTGATCCTGGACAGCACCTTCTCACTCAGACGCAATTCCAGTCCCGCAGGACCGGTAAGGCACATGAGTAAGAAACTGATCAATATCTCCGTACGAATTTCCGCCACGACCTCGGCGATGTACTGCGGCGGCAGCATCCTCAGCCAACTGGTGAACGCCGCGAGATGAATGAACATCAACGGCTCGTCGCTCAGCATCAGCAACACCTTCGCGATGGACTCCGCCGAAGCGTTCAGCAGTGTTTCAAGCTCGGATCGGGTCAGGTATTCCAGGAGTTTTTCGCTGTTGGCCTGCAGGTCCGCGATCAGGGCGTAAATCTGCTTCACGTCATCCCACAAACCGTTCAGCGAGTTCTCGAAGCCGCGCCAGTCAGCCTGTTGCAGCATGCCGTAGCGCTTGATGAAACCGGCCTGGGAGAACCCCGCCCACGCTGGTTCGAACTCGGTCGTCCACTCGTTGCGCAGCCAACCTTCCAGCTCGCCGATGACGTCCTGATAGGAGGCGTAAAGTGCTTTGACGTGATCAGCGGATACATCGGGAAAAAAGGTGATGCGATAACGCTGGCCGCGCTGGCAATCGGGGATTTCCAGGATGCCGCCGGGGCCGATCTCGTCGTAGATCGGTTCGCCAAATGTCTGCTTGCCTGCCACGTCGGAAATCAAAGGTTCAAGCATCACCGGGGTATTGCCGATCGGCACGAAACGCGCTGCCTCAAACATATGCACCAGAGTCAACGGACCGCTGGCCGGGCACGCGGCGACTGTCGCACTGACAGGCGTAGTCGAATTCTTCGGCGCGCTTAGACGGACTTCGTTGCCGACCTTGAAAACTTGCTCGACATCCAGGGCCTTGCTGGTCCAGAAACTTTCAGCCCAGGCGTCGTAGTCGTTCAGGCACAGTCGAAAATCACCCAGCAGCGCTTCGACATTCGGCTGGTCAGGGTCCATGGCGGCGAGCACCAACAGCCCGATGGTGTTGTTCAAGGCCAGGAGGTTGTCAGGTATGAACATTCGCAGTCCCTCGCGCGGATCAATTCAGAGCGCGAGACTTTGCGGGGGATCGGCGGGGAAAGAAGTCGGGAAAGTAAGTGTTTGGTGTAGGGGAAATCGCTAAATGACGGAGAGCACTTCGGCGCAGGTTTTAGCACCGCTCAGGCATTGCCCGTTGCCCTATGTCCGCCGCGCTCGCTATGCTGCTGAATCCTTTAATCGATCGCGGACCCGGCCGTACCTGAGCCGCCTCTGGGATGTCATTAGAAAACGGATCAGATGCGATGAATGCACCACTGAATGAATTCGGCCCGATCAAGGCCGTGATTTTCGATATGGACGGCTTGTTGCTGGACACCGAGGGCATTTACACCGAAGTCACGTCGATGATTGCCGCGCGTTACGGTCGTGTCTTCGACTGGAGCGTCAAACAGAACATCATCGGCCGTGGCGCGGGTGATCTGGCGCGTTATGTGGTTGAGGCGCTGGACCTGCCGATCACCGCCGAAGAGTTCCTGGTGATCCGCGAACCGCTGATGCGCGAGCGTTTTCCTACAGCGCTGGCGATGCCTGGCGCACAGGAGCTGGTTCGGCATCTGAAGGCGAACAACATTCCGATCGCGGTGGGCACCAGTTCTTCGCGTCAGTCGTTCGGCCAGAAAACCACCTTGCACCGCGACTGGTTCGCACTGTTCGATTTCATCGTGACGGCCGATGATCCGGAAGTCGGCGCGGCCAAACCGGCGCCGGACATTTTCCTCACGGCGGCGCGGCGCCTGGGTGTTGCGCCTGAGGATTGCCTGGTGTTCGAGGATTCGCCGTTCGGTGTCACGGCGGCGAAAGCGGCAGGAATGACCGCGATTGCGATCCCGGATGCGGCGATGGCTGATGAAAAATACGCACACGCCGATGGCATTCTTCGTACGCTGAAGGCGTTCAGACCGAGCGCATTCGGCCTGCCGGCGCTTGAATGGGCTTGACGACAGACATGTGGGAGCGGGCTTGCTCGCGAAAGCGTTGTGTCAGTCGACATTAATGTTGGCTGATATTCCCTCTTCGCGAGCAAGCCCCACACACATTTGATTTGCGTTTGGCTGACCCGTATCAGGCGCCGAAACCACCGTCGATGGTCAGGCTGGCACCGGTGATGTAGCCGGCTTCCGGCCCCACGAGGTAGGCGACGAAACTGGCGATTTCTTCCGCTTTGCCGTAACGACCCACTGCCATCAACGGGATCAGGCTTTCGGCGAAGTCGCCACTGGCCGGGTTCATGTCAGTGTCGACCGGGCCCGGCTGCACGTTGTTGATGGTGATGCCACGCGGGCCGAGGTCGCGCGCCAGGCCTTTGGTCAGGCCGACTAGCGCCGACTTGCTCATGGCGTATGGGCCACCACCGGCAAAGGGCATGCGGTCGGCGTTGGTGCTTCCGATGTTGATGATGCGACCGCCTTCTGTCATGTGTTTGGCTGCGGCCTGGGTGGCGATGAATACGCTGCGCACGTTGATCGCGAGGGTCTGGTCGAAGTCTTCGAGTTTGAAATCTTCCAGCGGTGCAACGGCCAGCACGCCAGCGTTGTTGACCAGAATGTCCAGGCGGCCAAAGGCTTTTACGGTGGCGGTCACGGCGTTGCGGATGGCCTCGGCGTCGGCGCTGTCAGCCTTGATGGCGAGGGCTTTGCCGCCGTTACCGGTGATGCTGTTTTGCAATTCTTCGGCTTTGGCCGTGGAGCTGACGTAGGTGAAGGCGACTGTCGCGCCTTCAGCGGCCAGGCGTTTGACGATGGCGGCGCCGATACCGCGGGATCCGCCTTGAATCAAAGCCACTTTGCCGCTGAGGTTCTGAGTAGTCATATCGATCTCCAAAGTCCCGAGGCGAGATGCGTCGGTTGATGGAGCCTAGTATCGATTCAGGATTGCCGGCTGTGTAGACGGTAATTGCGATAGTCTGTGTAAACCAAAAGTTTATAGTGGCGCTTATGGAAACCTTCAGCAGTATCGAATGCTTCGTGCGCAGTGCCGAGGTCGGCAGCTTCGCCGAAGCCGCGCGTCGCCTGAGTCTGACCCCGGCGGCGGTGGGCAAGAGCGTCGCCAAACTTGAGGCGCGGCTGGGTGTGCGGCTGTTTCAGCGCAGCACTCGCAGCCTGACGCTGACTGAAGCGGGTCATGTTTTTCTCGGCGAAGTGAGTTCCAGTCTTCACACGATCCAGAATGCCGTGGCCAATCTGGCCAGCGCCGAGGGGCTACCAGCGGGGACGTTGAAGGTCAGCATGGGCACGGTGTTTGGGCGTTTGTACATCGTGCCGTTGCTCGGGGAGTTTCTGCGGCGCTTTCCGGCGATCAACCCGGACTGGCATTTCGATAACCGTCAGGTTGATCTGATCGCTCAGGGGTTCGATGCGGCGATTGGTGGGGGATTCGAGCTGCCGCAGGGGGTGGTGGCGCGCAAGCTGACCCCGGCGCATCGGGTGTTGGTCGCTTCAGCCGACTATCTTGCAGGGCGTGAGGTGATTGCCGAGCCCGATGATCTCAAACATCATGATGGCATCCTGATTCGATCGCCACAGACAGGTCGTGTGCGTTCCTGGCAATTGACCAGTCGCACCCAGCAACACAGCCCGCTGACGCTCAAGGCGCGGATGACCATGAGTGATTCGGAGGCGGCCTGCGCCACGGCCGCCCAAGGATTGGGCATTGCGCTGGTGAGCATGCCGTTTGCCGTGGGCTATCTGGAGGCCGGGACCTTGCAGCGGGTGCTGCCGGACTGGTATGTCGACGATGGCAACATTTCGATCTATTACGCGGAGCACAAACTGCTGCCCGGCAAGACCCGGGCGTTTGTGGATTTCATCATTGAGCAGTTTGCGGAGCAGGGGTTGGGGCAGCGGTTTAGTGCGCTCTGAGTCTGATTCAGGACCGAGGTGTTGCCATCGCGAGCAAGCTCGCTCCCACATTGGATCTGCGGCGTTCACAAGTCCCCTGTGGGAGCCGAGCTTGCTCGCGATGAACGATAACGCGGTCTACCGCCCGAAACGCCCGGGCCAGCCAATAATTTTCTTCGGCCGCGGCGTCGCATAAGTCCGCACCTTGGATGTCGACAAGCCCAACCGCACCAACGACTCGGCGATGGTCACCGCCGCCGTCACGCCATCCACCACCGGCACGCCAGTGCGCTGCCGAATCTGTTCATCCAGCCCGGCCATCCCCCCGCAGCCCAGGCAAATCACCTCCGCCTTGTCTTCCAGTACCGCCAATTCTGCCTGACGAATAATTGCCTCCAGCGCACGCTCAGGATCGGATTCCAGTTCCAGCACCGCCAAGCCACTGGCCCGCACAGACGCGCAACGGTCCCAGAGTCCGGACAGTTTGAGGCGATCCTCGATCAGCGGCACGGTGCGGTCCAGCGTGGTGACCACCGAGTAGGCATGGCCGAGGAACATTGCCGTGCTGGCCGCCGCATCGGTGATGTCCACCACCGGCACGTTGAGCAACTCCTGCAAACCCTCGCGGCCGTGTTCACCGTAACCGGCCTGGATCACGGCATCGAAGGGTTGGTCGTAGGACATCACCCGGTCTATCACCGCGATAGCGGCCAGGTAACTTTCGAAATTGCCTTCGATGGAGTCAGCACCGAAGTAGGGCGTCAGGCCGATGATTTCCGTGCCCGGCGCGGCCACGGACTGAGCCGAACGGGCGATGGCCTGGGTGATGGACTCGGTGGTGTTGACGTTGACCACGAGAATTCGCATGGGAAGTCCTTATAGCGGGTGGTTCTGCGGCCCGAAGGTGCCGGGCCACGAGGGGATTAATGGCTGACGTTATCGACGGCGATGGCTTCACCGCTGACGTCTGCGTAATGGGGCTGCCGTTTGGCGATGATCAGGTAGAGCATCCCGGCAATCCCGGCACCAATCAGCCAGGAGAAGGGCGATACGCTGTCGAAGCCCGGTACCAGCGCCAGGACGATAGCGATCAGCGCGGCAGGAATGAACGCCGCGACGGCGCGTAAATTGACTCCGCGGCTGTAGTAATAAGCGCCGTTAGGGTCTTCGCTGTACAACTGCGGCACGTTGACCTGACCTTTTCGTACGAGCCAGTAGTCGACCATGATCACCCCGTACAAAGGGCCGAGCAGGGCGCCGAGGCCGGACAGGAAATACACGATCACCAGGGGGCTGTTGTAGAGGTTCCACGGCAGGATCAGCACCGCGATGGTCGCGCTGATCAGGCCGGCGCGGCGAAACGTCAGGTATTTGGGCGCCAGGTTGCTCAGTACGAAGGCCGGTGCGACGAAGTTGGCCATGATGTTCACCGCCACGGTGACGATCAGGAACGCCAGGCAACCGAGCACCAGAAAGAAGGTGTTGGGAATCGAGGCGATGATCTCGGTCGGGCTTTCGATAATCCGGCCATTGATCTGAAATTGCGCGCCACAGAGCAGGACGGTGATGCTGGCGAACACCAGAATATTCACCGGCAGGCCCCAGAAATTGCCGACCTTGATGGTCTTGCGGCACGGCGAAGAACGGGCGAAGTCGCAGAAGTTGAGGATCAGCGTGCCGTAGATCGACAGCCACAACGCACCACCGGCAAAGATGTTGCGCCACATCTCGCCGCCGGTCAGCGGTTCGCGGATCGACCAGGCGATGGTCGCGTTGGCCTGAAAGTACATCCACCCGGCGAGGGCGGCGACGGTCAGCAGAATCACTGGCCCGGCGAACGCCTCGTAGCGCCGCACCATTTCCATGCCATAGGCGAGAATCGCCAGTTGCACGAACCAGATCGCCACGAAGCACACCCAGCCCAGGCTCGATAGACCGAGGATCGAGTTGTGGTCGTAGTCCGCGAAGCCGGGATGAACCGCGATCAGCAGCACCCGAAAGACCACCGAGGCCAGGTAGGTTTGAATTCCGAACCAGGCGATGGCGATAACGGCGCGGATCAATGCAGGAATTTGCGCCCCGTGAATGCCGAAACTGATCCGGCTGATGACAGGAAACGGCACGCCGGTCTTTTGCCCCATGTAGCCGGAGAGGTTCATGAAGCAATACACCAACGCCGCGCCGATCCCCAGGGACAGCAGGATTTGCCAGCCGCCCAGTCCGAGGGCATACAGCCCGATGGCGAATGAGTAATTGGCGATGTTGTGAACGTCGTTGGTCCACAGGGCGAAGATGCTGTAGCGGCCCCAGCGTCGACCTTCGGCCTTGGTCGGCGCCAGGTCCTTGTTGTGCAGGCGAGGGCTGAGTACGACGGGTTCTTGAAACGTTTGGTCGTGAGGGGGTGAAGTGGGTGGGAAGGAGGGCAGATCCAGCGCGATGTTGTTATTGGAGAGGCTAGTACGCATTCCGGCAGGCTCCGAGCTTGGCGTCGCGATGACTGTGCATGAGCGTCGGCTCGACAAATCTTCGTCGCGGGCAGTCAGCATCATTGGTTACGGGGCATCTGCAGCCTGTACGGGATAGGGCGCTTCAGGCTTGCGGATCTAAAGTGTGTGTATGTTTTGATGTGATTGTATACAAAACATGTATGCACTTAAGCCAGATCCATGCCAGTCAGCGATCTATGAATTTCGCTATTAATTTCGTTTTGTTATCTGTATGCGATAAGTATCTGAAATAAAGGCGATATAAATTGACTGTTTGAACAGGTATTTATTTTTCAGAGGGATGTGTATGAAAGGTCGACTGAGGGAGTCAGGGCAGGGGCGTGTAACTTTTTGGGGCGCTTAAATGAAAAGTGCACACACAAATGGCGCCTATGGTGACATTCGTGTGTACACATTTTTGGAGCCGATCATAGAACCTGTGGGAGCGGGCTTGCTCGCGAAAGCGTTGTGTCAGTCGACATCAATGTTGGATGTCAGTCCGCTTTCGCGAGCAAGCCCGCTCCCACATTGGATCTCACAAGGCTCAAGATTACGCCTTGGATTTGCTGATGATGTTGCCCGCATGCAGCCCGCATTCTTTCTGCGTCGCTTCTTCCCACCACCAACGACCTTCGCGCTCGTGCTGGTTTGGTAACACCGGGCGGGTGCAGGGTTCGCAGCCGATGCTGATGAACCCGCGCTCATGCAGGCTGTTGTACGGCAGCTCCAGCATGCGGATGTAGCCCCAGATCTCTTCACTGGTCATTTGCGCCAGTGGGTTGAATTTGTACAGGGTGCGTTCTGGGGTGGAGAACGCGGTGTCGATTTCCAGCACGGCGACGGCGCTGCGTGTTCCAGGGCTCTGATCCCGGCGCTGACCGGTGGCCCAGGCCGTCACACCGGAGAGCTTGCGACGTAGTGGCTCGATCTTGCGGATGCCGCAGCATTCGCCATGGCCGTCCTTGTAGAAACTGAACAGGCCTTTTTCCTTCACGAAAGGTTCGAGCTTGGTGTAGTCCGGCGACACCAGTTCGATGTCGATCTTGTAGTGCTCACGCACCTGATCGATGAAGCGATAGGTCTCGGGGTGCAAGCGGCCAGTGTCGAGGCTGAACACTTTGACGTTCTTGTTCAGCTTCCAGGCCATGTCTACCAGCACCACGTCTTCGGCGCCGCTGAAAGATATCCACAGGTCATCGCCAAACTCGGCGAACGCGAGTTTCAGGATGTCCTGGGCGGATTTGTTGGCATAGGTCGTGGCGAGTTCCACGACATCGAACGATGGGCTCATCAGGGCGGCTTCCTACAGGTCGGTGGCGCTGGGCGCTCTATATGTGGCTGATGGTAACAAAATCCTGCAGCGACTGGCGCGCCCTATGCGTTGCACCGGTCAGCCTGAGTCGCTAGAGTTCGGCAGTCTTTTTGGCTCGCTCGACTCAATAATCAATACAAATGGGAGTGTCTTGTGGAAATTGCCTGTCTGGATCTTGAAGGTGTGCTGGTCCCGGAAATCTGGATCGCCTTCGCCGAAAAAACCGGGATCGAGTCCCTCAGGGCTACCACCCGGGACATCCCCGACTACGACGTGCTAATGAAGCAGCGTCTGCGGATTCTCGACGAGCACGGCTTGAAACTCACCGACATCCAGGAAGTGATCGCCACGCTGAAGCCGCTGGAAGGCGCCATCGAGTTTGTCAACTGGCTGCGTGAGCGCTTTCAGGTGGTGATTCTGTCGGACACATTCTATGAGTTCTCCCAGCCGTTGATGCGTCAACTGGGCTTCCCGACCTTGCTCTGCCATCGTCTGATTACTGACGATTCCGGTCGGGTGACGAGCTATCAGTTGCGTCAGAAAGATCCCAAGCGCCAGTCGGTTTTGGCCTTCAAGAGCCTTTACTACCGGGTGATCGCGGCGGGGGATTCCTACAACGACACCACGATGTTGGGTGAGGCAGATGCAGGGATTCTGTTCCATGCGCCGGACAATGTGATTCGCGAGTTTCCGCAGTTCCCGGCGGTGCATAGTTTTGAAGAGCTGAAGCAGGAATTCATCAAGGCTTCGAATCGGGCGTTGAGTTTGTAGTCGTCTGGGAGGACGTCATCGCGAGCAAGCTCGCTCCCACAGGGATCGGTGATCACCTGTGGGAGCGAGCTTGCTCCGGGCGGCGTTCCGACGATGCTTTTAAAGGCTCTGCAAGGTATCGAGCAGTACTTTTACCTTGGTAATCGATTCCTGATACTCGGCCTGCCACTCGGAATCCGCGACGATCCCGCCACCGCCCCAGCAACACACCTGCCCATCCTTGACCAGCAAACTGCGAATCGCGATGGAGCTGTCCATCTCGCCGCGCACGTCCAGATACAGCAAAGACCCGCAGTACAACCCGCGACGCGTCGGCTCCAGCTCGTCGATGATCTGCATCGCGCGAATTTTCGGTGCGCCGGTAATCGAGCCGCCAGGGAAGCTGCCAGCGATCAGGTCCAGCGCGTCCCGGTCATCTGCCAGTTCTCCGGTGACACTGCTCACCAAGTGATGCACGTTCGGGTAGCTTTCCAGGCTGAACAACTCCGGCACCCGCACCGAACCGATACGGCACGTACGGCCGAGGTCGTTGCGCAGCAGGTCAACGATCATCAGGTTTTCTGCGCGGTCCTTGGGGCTGGCCAGCAGTTCGGCGGCGTTTGCCGCATCTTCGGCAGCGGTCAGTCCGCGAGGGCGGGTGCCTTTGATCGGGCGGGTTTCCACATGGCGTTCGCTGACTTTGACGAAGCGTTCTGGCGACAGGCTCAACACCGCACCGCCGTCGGGCAAGCTTTGAAAACCGGAAAACGGCGTCGGGCACGCCGCCCGCAGCGCGCAATACGCGGCCCATGGATCGCCCTGGCACTGCGCGCGGAAACGCTGGGCGAAGTTGACCTGGTAACAGTCGCCGGCCTGGATGTAATGCTGAATGCGTTCTAGCGCGTGGCGATA from Pseudomonas sp. ACM7 includes:
- a CDS encoding HAD-IA family hydrolase produces the protein MNAPLNEFGPIKAVIFDMDGLLLDTEGIYTEVTSMIAARYGRVFDWSVKQNIIGRGAGDLARYVVEALDLPITAEEFLVIREPLMRERFPTALAMPGAQELVRHLKANNIPIAVGTSSSRQSFGQKTTLHRDWFALFDFIVTADDPEVGAAKPAPDIFLTAARRLGVAPEDCLVFEDSPFGVTAAKAAGMTAIAIPDAAMADEKYAHADGILRTLKAFRPSAFGLPALEWA
- a CDS encoding 3-oxoacyl-ACP reductase family protein, with translation MTTQNLSGKVALIQGGSRGIGAAIVKRLAAEGATVAFTYVSSTAKAEELQNSITGNGGKALAIKADSADAEAIRNAVTATVKAFGRLDILVNNAGVLAVAPLEDFKLEDFDQTLAINVRSVFIATQAAAKHMTEGGRIINIGSTNADRMPFAGGGPYAMSKSALVGLTKGLARDLGPRGITINNVQPGPVDTDMNPASGDFAESLIPLMAVGRYGKAEEIASFVAYLVGPEAGYITGASLTIDGGFGA
- a CDS encoding LysR family transcriptional regulator; translation: METFSSIECFVRSAEVGSFAEAARRLSLTPAAVGKSVAKLEARLGVRLFQRSTRSLTLTEAGHVFLGEVSSSLHTIQNAVANLASAEGLPAGTLKVSMGTVFGRLYIVPLLGEFLRRFPAINPDWHFDNRQVDLIAQGFDAAIGGGFELPQGVVARKLTPAHRVLVASADYLAGREVIAEPDDLKHHDGILIRSPQTGRVRSWQLTSRTQQHSPLTLKARMTMSDSEAACATAAQGLGIALVSMPFAVGYLEAGTLQRVLPDWYVDDGNISIYYAEHKLLPGKTRAFVDFIIEQFAEQGLGQRFSAL
- a CDS encoding aspartate/glutamate racemase family protein, with product MRILVVNVNTTESITQAIARSAQSVAAPGTEIIGLTPYFGADSIEGNFESYLAAIAVIDRVMSYDQPFDAVIQAGYGEHGREGLQELLNVPVVDITDAAASTAMFLGHAYSVVTTLDRTVPLIEDRLKLSGLWDRCASVRASGLAVLELESDPERALEAIIRQAELAVLEDKAEVICLGCGGMAGLDEQIRQRTGVPVVDGVTAAVTIAESLVRLGLSTSKVRTYATPRPKKIIGWPGRFGR
- a CDS encoding NCS1 family nucleobase:cation symporter-1, which produces MRTSLSNNNIALDLPSFPPTSPPHDQTFQEPVVLSPRLHNKDLAPTKAEGRRWGRYSIFALWTNDVHNIANYSFAIGLYALGLGGWQILLSLGIGAALVYCFMNLSGYMGQKTGVPFPVISRISFGIHGAQIPALIRAVIAIAWFGIQTYLASVVFRVLLIAVHPGFADYDHNSILGLSSLGWVCFVAIWFVQLAILAYGMEMVRRYEAFAGPVILLTVAALAGWMYFQANATIAWSIREPLTGGEMWRNIFAGGALWLSIYGTLILNFCDFARSSPCRKTIKVGNFWGLPVNILVFASITVLLCGAQFQINGRIIESPTEIIASIPNTFFLVLGCLAFLIVTVAVNIMANFVAPAFVLSNLAPKYLTFRRAGLISATIAVLILPWNLYNSPLVIVYFLSGLGALLGPLYGVIMVDYWLVRKGQVNVPQLYSEDPNGAYYYSRGVNLRAVAAFIPAALIAIVLALVPGFDSVSPFSWLIGAGIAGMLYLIIAKRQPHYADVSGEAIAVDNVSH
- a CDS encoding phosphoadenylyl-sulfate reductase, whose product is MSPSFDVVELATTYANKSAQDILKLAFAEFGDDLWISFSGAEDVVLVDMAWKLNKNVKVFSLDTGRLHPETYRFIDQVREHYKIDIELVSPDYTKLEPFVKEKGLFSFYKDGHGECCGIRKIEPLRRKLSGVTAWATGQRRDQSPGTRSAVAVLEIDTAFSTPERTLYKFNPLAQMTSEEIWGYIRMLELPYNSLHERGFISIGCEPCTRPVLPNQHEREGRWWWEEATQKECGLHAGNIISKSKA
- the thrH gene encoding bifunctional phosphoserine phosphatase/homoserine phosphotransferase ThrH, producing the protein MEIACLDLEGVLVPEIWIAFAEKTGIESLRATTRDIPDYDVLMKQRLRILDEHGLKLTDIQEVIATLKPLEGAIEFVNWLRERFQVVILSDTFYEFSQPLMRQLGFPTLLCHRLITDDSGRVTSYQLRQKDPKRQSVLAFKSLYYRVIAAGDSYNDTTMLGEADAGILFHAPDNVIREFPQFPAVHSFEELKQEFIKASNRALSL
- the pabB gene encoding aminodeoxychorismate synthase component I, with amino-acid sequence MLTCSVHPLPYRANPAEYFAAIRHAPGAVLLDSGRPTADRGRYDLLSAWPLEQIAVLPDESGGDFLQRLRDNLTRLGEAAVPCNLPFAGGLIGYLSYDFGRHLENLPSQAQDDLQLPDARFGLYDWALISDHQLSTSQLVFHPSLIDSERQRLITLFSEPTAEAVESFKLKAPMKADLSADEYRHALERIQHYIQAGDCYQVNFAQRFRAQCQGDPWAAYCALRAACPTPFSGFQSLPDGGAVLSLSPERFVKVSERHVETRPIKGTRPRGLTAAEDAANAAELLASPKDRAENLMIVDLLRNDLGRTCRIGSVRVPELFSLESYPNVHHLVSSVTGELADDRDALDLIAGSFPGGSITGAPKIRAMQIIDELEPTRRGLYCGSLLYLDVRGEMDSSIAIRSLLVKDGQVCCWGGGGIVADSEWQAEYQESITKVKVLLDTLQSL